In Escherichia ruysiae, a genomic segment contains:
- the dacA gene encoding D-alanyl-D-alanine carboxypeptidase DacA has product MNTISSARIMKRLALTTALCTAFISAAHADDLNIKTMIPGVPQIDAESYILIDYNSGKVLAEQNADVRRDPASLTKMMTSYVIGQAMKAGKFKETDLVTIGNDAWATGNPVFKGSSLMFLKPGMQVPVSQLIRGINLQSGNDACVAMADFAAGSQDAFVGLMNSYVNALGLKNTHFQTVHGLDADGQYSSARDMALIGQALIRDVPNEYSIYKEKEFTFNGIRQLNRNGLLWDNSLNVDGIKTGHTDKAGYNLVASATEGQMRLISAVMGGRTFKGREAESKKLLTWGFRFFETVNPLKVGKEFASEPVWFGDSDRASLGVDKDVYLTIPRGRMKDLKASYVLNSSELHAPLQKNQVVGTINFQLDGKTIEQRPLVVLQEIPEGNFFGKIIDYIKLMFHHWFG; this is encoded by the coding sequence ATGAATACCATTTCTTCCGCTCGTATCATGAAGCGCCTGGCGCTCACCACGGCTCTTTGCACAGCCTTTATCTCTGCTGCACATGCCGATGACCTGAATATCAAAACTATGATCCCGGGTGTACCGCAGATCGACGCGGAGTCCTACATCCTGATCGACTATAACTCCGGCAAAGTGCTCGCCGAACAGAACGCAGATGTCCGCCGCGATCCTGCCAGCCTGACCAAAATGATGACCAGCTACGTTATCGGCCAGGCAATGAAAGCCGGTAAATTTAAAGAAACTGATTTAGTGACCATCGGCAACGACGCCTGGGCTACCGGTAACCCGGTGTTTAAAGGTTCTTCGCTGATGTTCCTCAAACCGGGTATGCAGGTTCCAGTTTCGCAGCTTATCCGTGGTATTAACCTGCAATCCGGTAACGATGCTTGTGTTGCTATGGCAGACTTTGCCGCCGGTAGTCAGGATGCTTTTGTTGGCCTGATGAACAGCTACGTTAACGCGCTGGGTCTGAAAAATACCCATTTCCAGACCGTACACGGTCTCGACGCTGACGGTCAGTACAGCTCTGCACGAGATATGGCGCTGATCGGTCAGGCGCTGATTCGTGACGTACCAAATGAATACTCTATCTATAAAGAGAAAGAGTTCACCTTTAACGGTATTCGTCAGCTCAACCGTAACGGCCTGCTGTGGGATAACAGCCTGAATGTTGACGGTATCAAAACCGGTCATACTGACAAGGCAGGTTACAACCTTGTTGCTTCTGCGACAGAAGGTCAGATGCGTCTGATCTCCGCAGTCATGGGCGGACGCACTTTCAAAGGCCGTGAAGCCGAAAGTAAAAAACTGCTGACCTGGGGCTTCCGTTTCTTCGAAACCGTTAACCCGCTGAAAGTAGGCAAAGAGTTCGCCTCTGAACCGGTTTGGTTTGGTGATTCTGATCGCGCTTCGTTAGGTGTTGATAAAGACGTTTACCTGACCATCCCACGTGGCCGCATGAAAGACCTGAAAGCCAGCTACGTGCTGAACAGCAGTGAGCTTCATGCGCCGCTGCAAAAGAATCAGGTCGTTGGTACTATTAACTTCCAGCTTGACGGTAAAACCATTGAGCAACGTCCGCTGGTGGTGTTGCAGGAAATCCCGGAAGGCAACTTCTTCGGCAAAATCATTGATTACATTAAATTAATGTTCCATCACTGGTTTGGTTAA